The Candidatus Hydrogenedentota bacterium genome window below encodes:
- the asnB gene encoding asparagine synthase (glutamine-hydrolyzing) has translation MCGICGKLSFDPARPVDEGLIRDMMTALSHRGPDDDGCYLKGPAGLGQRRLSIVDLAGGHQPIANEDGSCWIVFNGEIYNHLELRAELEKRGHRYRTRCDTETILHAYEEFGTDCAGRLRGMFAFAIWDEKEQTLFAARDRFGIKPFYYWRNAGGIAFASEMKALMLDPDLELTLDPLAVFDYFTYKYVPGPKTPWREIRRLQPAHWFRVHDGNVRIERYWTPLFNGLSPHSEEENLEALESLLKDVIRDHRMSEVPQGVFLSGGIDSSLIVALMSAICPEPIQTFSVTFRHYPKYDESVYAREVADACHTIHHEYDCTPEAIGRLPEMLWHVEEPLADASMIPLHELCRQAKHDVTVVHCGDGGDEAFGGYPRFYWDHYAHAMARLPEPVRLRVLAPLFRLGSRLPDPVKEFCRRGEKFSRFAGLPDPERYMNWFTIMPDSVKRHMLHPDFLRHVDRYRSQEVFETIFAEANALCLDALGTRQYCELHSFIPDDLMLKSDKIAMASGLEGRFPFLDERLVEFGLALPPRQKIAHNRLKLPLRKLLARHMPDSFINRGKHGFEVPVTEWFKGSLAQFLRDTIAECRSDSETIFNLPYLENMIGDMRRNDPVAGRQLFKVFMFQQWRTLFAHPRSLCQSRLKGGPLPPGILTQPAGNPSSA, from the coding sequence CGGCATCTGCGGTAAATTATCGTTTGATCCCGCGCGTCCCGTGGATGAAGGTCTGATCCGCGACATGATGACGGCCCTGTCGCATCGCGGTCCCGACGATGACGGCTGCTACCTGAAGGGTCCAGCCGGTCTCGGCCAACGCCGCCTGAGCATTGTGGATCTCGCGGGAGGACACCAGCCGATCGCCAACGAGGACGGTTCCTGCTGGATTGTGTTCAACGGCGAAATCTACAACCATCTTGAACTCCGCGCCGAGTTGGAAAAACGCGGCCATCGCTATCGCACGCGTTGCGACACCGAGACGATCCTGCATGCCTACGAGGAATTCGGCACGGATTGCGCGGGCCGCCTGCGGGGCATGTTCGCGTTCGCGATCTGGGACGAGAAGGAGCAAACGCTTTTTGCCGCGCGCGACCGTTTCGGGATCAAGCCGTTCTATTATTGGCGAAACGCCGGAGGGATCGCTTTTGCAAGCGAAATGAAGGCTCTCATGCTGGATCCGGACCTTGAATTGACGTTGGATCCGTTGGCGGTCTTCGATTATTTCACCTACAAATACGTGCCGGGTCCGAAAACGCCCTGGCGGGAAATCCGGCGGCTGCAACCGGCCCACTGGTTTCGGGTTCACGACGGAAATGTCCGCATTGAACGCTATTGGACGCCGCTCTTCAACGGCTTGTCGCCCCATTCCGAAGAAGAGAATCTCGAAGCGCTCGAATCCTTGCTCAAGGACGTCATTCGCGATCACCGCATGAGCGAGGTGCCCCAGGGTGTTTTCCTGAGCGGCGGCATTGATTCGAGTCTGATCGTGGCGTTGATGAGCGCGATCTGCCCGGAACCGATCCAGACCTTTTCGGTCACGTTCCGCCATTACCCGAAATACGACGAGTCCGTGTACGCCCGCGAAGTGGCCGACGCCTGCCACACGATTCATCATGAATACGACTGTACCCCCGAAGCCATCGGGCGGCTGCCCGAAATGCTCTGGCACGTCGAGGAGCCGTTGGCCGACGCTTCGATGATTCCGCTGCATGAGCTGTGCCGCCAAGCCAAACACGACGTGACGGTGGTCCATTGCGGCGACGGCGGCGACGAGGCCTTTGGCGGCTATCCGCGTTTTTATTGGGACCATTACGCCCACGCCATGGCGCGCCTGCCCGAACCGGTCCGCTTGCGCGTCTTGGCGCCGTTGTTCCGGCTGGGATCGCGCCTGCCCGACCCCGTCAAGGAATTCTGCCGGCGCGGCGAAAAATTCAGCCGATTCGCGGGCTTGCCGGACCCTGAACGCTACATGAACTGGTTTACGATCATGCCTGACAGCGTCAAGCGCCACATGCTCCACCCGGATTTTCTCCGGCACGTGGACCGCTATCGTTCCCAGGAGGTCTTTGAGACGATTTTTGCGGAGGCAAATGCCCTGTGCCTGGACGCCCTGGGAACCCGGCAATATTGCGAATTACACAGTTTCATTCCTGACGATCTGATGCTCAAGTCCGACAAGATCGCGATGGCGTCCGGACTGGAAGGCCGGTTTCCTTTTCTCGATGAACGCCTGGTCGAGTTCGGCCTCGCGCTGCCGCCCCGGCAGAAAATCGCGCACAACCGGCTCAAACTTCCCCTACGCAAACTCCTCGCGCGCCACATGCCCGACTCGTTCATCAACCGCGGCAAGCACGGGTTCGAGGTCCCGGTCACGGAATGGTTCAAGGGCAGCCTTGCCCAATTTCTGCGCGACACCATCGCCGAGTGCCGGTCGGATTCCGAAACCATTTTCAACCTTCCGTATCTGGAGAACATGATCGGCGACATGCGCCGCAACGATCCCGTCGCGGGGCGCCAATTGTTCAAGGTCTTCATGTTCCAGCAATGGCGCACGCTCTTTGCGCACCCCCGGTCGCTGTGCCAGAGCCGGTTGAAAGGCGGGCCGCTTCCCCCGGGCATTCTCACGCAGCCGGCTGGAAACCCGTCGTCCGCATGA
- a CDS encoding glycosyltransferase family 9 protein → MTATAANRALAVATGLLGVLSRTGERDPVRRILVVRLGNLGDIVVALPAFHALRKRFPDARIVLLTSPTLRGAPGAEDVLADDPTFDDCIVYHADESGRPRFWRALCGRIRRESFDITIMLPDDRSRFRNLAKHMALLALAGQRRFIGFRLVSPDQFRLGQVPRLMGLLEPLGITEIEPCPWIRVSEERRQTALRRFIPGDNRPLVAMQCGAKRPANRWMPERFVEVGRRLIEEHGVHILLTGGPGERTLADEVARGIGGHCTSLAGETSVTDLAILLERCVLLVSNDTGTMHVAAAMGVPVVAIFSARDHPFRWYPYGTHHCVLRHDVECSPCLQDVCPLYSEPVCLSAITAGQVFDAARALFLDWERRVR, encoded by the coding sequence ATGACCGCAACCGCCGCCAACCGCGCCTTGGCGGTCGCCACGGGGCTCTTGGGCGTTTTGTCGCGGACAGGCGAGCGGGATCCGGTTCGGCGCATCTTGGTTGTCCGGCTCGGCAATCTCGGCGACATCGTGGTAGCCTTGCCCGCGTTTCACGCGCTTCGCAAGCGGTTTCCAGACGCCCGGATAGTCTTGCTGACCTCTCCGACCCTGCGCGGTGCGCCGGGCGCGGAAGATGTGTTGGCGGACGATCCGACTTTTGATGATTGTATTGTTTACCACGCCGATGAATCGGGCCGTCCCCGTTTTTGGAGGGCATTGTGCGGACGCATACGCCGCGAATCGTTCGATATAACGATTATGCTTCCCGACGATCGAAGCCGTTTCCGGAATCTTGCCAAGCACATGGCGTTGCTGGCGCTGGCGGGACAGCGCCGTTTTATCGGGTTTCGTCTCGTTTCACCGGACCAGTTCCGGCTGGGCCAAGTCCCGCGGCTCATGGGGCTTCTCGAACCGCTCGGAATCACTGAAATCGAACCTTGTCCATGGATTCGCGTTTCCGAGGAACGCCGGCAAACCGCCCTTCGCCGGTTCATACCCGGCGACAACCGCCCGCTTGTCGCCATGCAATGCGGCGCGAAACGCCCGGCAAACCGCTGGATGCCCGAACGTTTCGTCGAGGTGGGCCGGAGACTCATCGAGGAGCATGGGGTCCATATACTCCTGACCGGCGGTCCCGGCGAGCGCACACTGGCGGACGAAGTAGCGCGGGGAATAGGCGGTCATTGCACGTCCTTGGCGGGCGAAACGAGTGTAACGGATCTGGCGATTCTGCTTGAACGCTGTGTGCTCCTTGTCTCGAACGACACCGGAACCATGCACGTCGCCGCCGCCATGGGCGTTCCCGTCGTGGCCATTTTCAGCGCCCGCGATCACCCCTTTCGTTGGTATCCGTATGGAACGCATCATTGTGTCCTGCGCCACGACGTCGAATGCAGTCCGTGCCTACAGGACGTCTGTCCCCTTTATTCCGAGCCTGTTTGTCTTTCCGCGATTACGGCCGGCCAAGTTTTCGACGCCGCCCGCGCCCTTTTTCTTGACTGGGAACGGCGGGTCCGATAA
- a CDS encoding DUF1015 domain-containing protein produces the protein MPEIQGFYGLRFNPDQTGPLEAVVTPPYDVISPAQRVELAAQSPYSMVHVSLPEPEAGETPYDAAARILDRWRADGVLLKDGAKSFYVLEQVFESGGRQRIRRGFFALARLPEPGERSILGHEQTFARTVEDRMRLIEATKANLEPVFVLYADPGGKVGECLTGAVAQRPPDMTARTMDGVLQRVWRVGYDPCVTQSLLDSRLYIADGHHRFRTSCAYRDACRAKGMGEGPHDFIMMGFVAIDDPGLVIEPTHRLLKPPGEFDTAAFLQKLALYFDCERVGDDLPQSVERESQCAIGFVAPGGRWLLRLHETDRAALLGTDRGPAWRDLDVAVLHRGIIERIMGWPADTPFAYERDAGKAVACVENGEYGAAFLLRSPRAEQIQACAESGEPMPHKSTYFFPKLPSGMVLYALD, from the coding sequence ATGCCCGAAATACAAGGATTTTACGGACTCCGTTTCAATCCGGACCAGACAGGCCCGCTCGAGGCGGTCGTTACGCCGCCCTATGACGTAATTTCTCCGGCCCAACGCGTGGAACTGGCCGCGCAAAGCCCTTACAGCATGGTTCATGTTTCGTTGCCTGAACCGGAGGCCGGTGAAACCCCTTACGATGCCGCCGCGCGTATCCTTGACCGTTGGCGTGCGGATGGCGTCCTTCTCAAAGACGGCGCCAAATCGTTCTATGTACTCGAGCAGGTCTTTGAGAGCGGGGGGCGCCAACGCATCCGGCGCGGTTTTTTCGCCCTTGCCCGATTGCCCGAACCGGGCGAGCGCAGCATTCTCGGCCACGAGCAGACCTTCGCCCGGACCGTCGAGGATCGGATGCGCCTGATCGAAGCCACAAAGGCCAATCTCGAACCGGTGTTTGTGCTGTACGCCGATCCCGGCGGCAAGGTCGGAGAGTGTCTGACCGGCGCCGTTGCGCAGCGTCCGCCCGACATGACCGCCCGCACGATGGACGGCGTTCTTCAGCGCGTCTGGCGCGTCGGGTATGATCCGTGCGTCACTCAAAGTCTGCTGGATTCCCGGTTGTATATCGCCGATGGCCATCACCGGTTCCGCACGTCGTGCGCCTACCGGGACGCTTGCCGCGCGAAAGGCATGGGCGAGGGGCCGCACGATTTCATCATGATGGGATTCGTCGCAATTGACGATCCCGGCCTTGTCATCGAACCGACCCACCGCCTCTTGAAACCGCCCGGCGAATTCGATACGGCGGCGTTTCTGCAAAAGCTCGCGCTGTATTTTGATTGTGAGCGGGTCGGGGACGATCTGCCGCAATCGGTCGAGCGCGAATCGCAATGCGCCATCGGATTCGTCGCGCCGGGCGGCCGCTGGCTGCTCCGGCTGCACGAAACAGACCGTGCGGCGCTGCTCGGCACGGATCGCGGGCCGGCGTGGCGCGACCTCGATGTCGCCGTCCTGCACCGCGGCATTATCGAACGGATCATGGGATGGCCTGCGGATACTCCGTTCGCGTATGAGCGCGATGCCGGCAAAGCCGTCGCTTGCGTCGAAAACGGCGAATACGGCGCCGCGTTTCTCCTTCGCAGTCCCCGCGCGGAACAAATCCAGGCCTGCGCGGAATCCGGTGAGCCCATGCCGCACAAGTCCACCTATTTCTTCCCGAAACTTCCGTCCGGAATGGTGTTGTACGCGTTGGACTAA
- a CDS encoding zf-TFIIB domain-containing protein, giving the protein MIHKIAKEKEDEYFARLEFERRKKIAEEQEAKLKKQEREALKKLHWMRCPKDGMELVEIEFMGVQVDKCTHCGGIFLDTGELDVLFEKAKNQGRVFAKILGAFR; this is encoded by the coding sequence ATGATTCACAAGATAGCCAAGGAAAAGGAAGATGAATATTTCGCCCGGCTGGAGTTCGAACGCAGAAAGAAGATAGCCGAGGAGCAGGAGGCCAAGCTCAAAAAACAGGAACGGGAAGCGCTGAAAAAGCTTCACTGGATGCGTTGTCCGAAAGACGGCATGGAACTGGTCGAGATCGAGTTCATGGGTGTGCAGGTGGACAAGTGCACACATTGCGGCGGGATTTTCCTGGACACGGGCGAATTGGATGTGTTGTTCGAAAAGGCGAAGAATCAGGGGCGTGTTTTCGCCAAGATTTTGGGTGCGTTTCGGTAA
- a CDS encoding dihydroxy-acid dehydratase yields MTHPDPATGIARNITAYGDAEFSRYMRRAFLASAGFDAITLDRPIVGIVDTSSDYNTCHRQMPEMVAAIKRGVIEAGGCPFAFPTISLHEILTSPTTMLFRNLAAMDTEEMIAAQPMDAVVMLGGCDKTVPAQLMAAASANIPALSVVSGPMLTGYWRGERLGACTDCRRYWAQYRAGRLGADEIREIEQALCFTGGTCMVMGTASTMACVTEALGLMLPGGATPPMSSGERLRHCVEAGRRAVEIARAGRRPRDILTRAAFHNALTALMAIGGSTNAIVHLLAIARRAGIPLAIDDFDAISRRVPLLVDCKPAGSGYLEDMHFAGGMPVLLKALEPLLDLSARMITGQTMGEYLRNIPPPGAWQTTIRTLAEPLGPTGALAIVKGSLAPDGAVIKAAAASKNLMKHRGPAVVFDSPEDAEQRIDDPSLGLTPNHVMVLRNAGPVGAGMPEAGSLPIPKYLAREGVKDMVRVSDARMSGTAYGTVVLHCSPEAAVGGPLALVRDGDLVELDVEARRVDLIVDDSELARRRAAFTPRPLPPRGWRRLHAQHVLQAHLGADLDFL; encoded by the coding sequence ATGACACATCCAGACCCGGCAACAGGCATTGCGCGCAACATCACGGCGTATGGCGACGCGGAATTCAGCCGGTACATGCGCCGAGCCTTTCTCGCGTCGGCGGGTTTCGACGCCATCACGCTCGACCGGCCCATCGTCGGCATCGTGGACACGTCGTCGGACTACAACACATGCCACCGGCAAATGCCGGAGATGGTCGCGGCCATCAAGCGCGGCGTGATCGAGGCCGGCGGCTGTCCCTTCGCGTTTCCGACGATTTCACTGCACGAAATCCTCACTTCGCCGACGACGATGCTCTTCCGCAATCTCGCCGCGATGGATACCGAGGAAATGATCGCCGCGCAGCCGATGGACGCGGTTGTCATGCTCGGCGGTTGCGATAAGACCGTACCCGCGCAGTTGATGGCGGCGGCCTCGGCGAACATACCGGCCCTTTCGGTCGTGTCGGGCCCGATGTTGACGGGCTATTGGCGAGGCGAACGCCTCGGCGCCTGTACGGACTGCCGCCGATACTGGGCGCAGTATCGCGCCGGACGGCTGGGCGCGGACGAAATCCGGGAAATCGAGCAGGCGTTGTGTTTCACGGGCGGCACGTGCATGGTCATGGGCACAGCCTCCACGATGGCGTGTGTGACCGAGGCGCTCGGCCTTATGCTGCCCGGCGGCGCCACGCCGCCCATGAGCAGCGGAGAACGTCTGCGGCATTGCGTCGAGGCTGGACGCCGCGCGGTCGAAATAGCCCGCGCCGGGCGGCGCCCGCGCGATATCCTGACACGCGCTGCGTTCCACAACGCCTTGACGGCGCTCATGGCGATCGGCGGATCGACCAACGCCATCGTCCATCTGTTGGCGATCGCGCGCCGGGCCGGCATCCCCCTCGCGATCGACGATTTCGACGCCATCTCGCGGCGCGTTCCCCTGCTGGTGGATTGCAAGCCGGCTGGCAGCGGCTATCTTGAGGACATGCACTTCGCGGGCGGCATGCCGGTGTTGCTGAAAGCGCTGGAACCGCTGCTGGACTTGTCGGCCCGGATGATTACAGGCCAAACGATGGGAGAATATCTGCGGAACATCCCGCCGCCCGGTGCATGGCAAACAACCATCCGCACGCTTGCCGAACCGCTTGGACCAACCGGCGCACTGGCCATCGTCAAAGGCTCGCTCGCGCCCGACGGCGCCGTGATCAAGGCCGCCGCCGCGTCGAAAAACCTGATGAAACACCGCGGACCCGCCGTGGTGTTCGATTCACCCGAAGACGCGGAACAGCGGATTGACGATCCGTCGCTCGGCCTTACGCCGAATCATGTCATGGTGTTGCGCAACGCCGGACCGGTCGGCGCCGGAATGCCCGAGGCTGGATCTCTGCCCATTCCGAAATACCTTGCACGCGAGGGAGTCAAGGACATGGTGCGCGTAAGTGACGCGCGCATGAGCGGCACAGCCTACGGCACGGTGGTCCTGCACTGTTCGCCCGAGGCGGCTGTCGGCGGACCGTTGGCGCTTGTGCGCGACGGCGACCTCGTCGAACTCGACGTCGAAGCCCGGCGCGTGGATTTGATCGTGGACGATTCCGAACTTGCCCGGCGCCGCGCCGCGTTCACGCCGCGCCCCTTGCCGCCCCGCGGCTGGCGGCGCCTTCATGCCCAACATGTCCTTCAGGCGCATCTGGGCGCGGACTTGGACTTCCTGTAG
- a CDS encoding Gfo/Idh/MocA family oxidoreductase, whose amino-acid sequence MGRTLNFAVVGLGMGGHHCKAIRGAKGANLAAVCDIDEERLAQRMKEFDCKGYTRYADVLKDKSIDAVCIVVESGYHAKLGIQAAKAGKHIIMEKPIDITPARIKAFEDAVKTSGVKCGCIFQSRMDNCNILIRKAILAGKMGKIIGAHAHLPWFRGDDYFSGPHGPWRGTWKLDGGGSMMNQGIHTVDLIQWLAGPVESVFGFYGVHNHKIEAEDQVVAVLKFKNGALGTFFSTTCAIPEGAQRIYMYGTKGSFSRHGGTLEFYEMDSPAQRERMMNLFGGNKKSDTEASKDPMAVSADGHLLIIEDLVKAVHSDREPVIPISSAKHAVEIACAIYKSARTHREVKISEVQA is encoded by the coding sequence ATGGGCAGGACGTTGAATTTCGCGGTAGTGGGACTGGGAATGGGCGGACATCACTGCAAGGCCATCCGGGGCGCCAAGGGAGCGAACCTGGCGGCCGTGTGCGACATTGACGAGGAGCGCCTGGCGCAGCGCATGAAGGAATTCGACTGCAAGGGGTACACGCGCTACGCGGATGTGCTCAAGGACAAAAGCATAGACGCGGTCTGCATTGTCGTCGAGAGCGGCTATCACGCGAAACTGGGCATCCAAGCCGCGAAGGCCGGCAAGCATATCATCATGGAGAAGCCCATAGACATCACGCCCGCGCGAATCAAGGCCTTCGAGGACGCGGTCAAGACGTCGGGCGTGAAGTGCGGTTGCATTTTCCAGTCGCGGATGGACAACTGCAACATCCTCATTCGGAAGGCCATCCTTGCCGGCAAGATGGGCAAGATTATCGGCGCGCACGCGCATTTGCCGTGGTTTCGCGGCGACGATTATTTTTCCGGCCCGCACGGTCCGTGGCGGGGGACGTGGAAACTCGACGGCGGCGGCAGCATGATGAACCAAGGCATTCATACCGTGGACCTGATCCAGTGGCTGGCGGGTCCGGTCGAGAGCGTGTTCGGATTTTACGGGGTGCACAATCACAAGATTGAAGCCGAGGATCAGGTTGTCGCGGTGCTCAAGTTCAAAAACGGCGCACTCGGCACGTTCTTTTCGACCACCTGCGCGATTCCCGAAGGCGCGCAACGCATTTACATGTACGGCACGAAAGGCTCGTTTTCGCGCCACGGCGGCACGCTTGAATTTTACGAGATGGATTCGCCCGCACAGCGTGAGCGCATGATGAATCTCTTCGGCGGCAACAAAAAGTCCGACACCGAGGCCAGCAAAGATCCGATGGCCGTTTCCGCCGACGGTCACCTGTTGATCATCGAGGACCTTGTCAAGGCGGTGCATTCGGATAGGGAGCCGGTCATTCCGATTTCGAGTGCGAAACATGCGGTCGAAATCGCCTGCGCCATCTACAAGTCCGCCCGCACCCATCGCGAAGTCAAAATCAGCGAGGTCCAGGCGTGA
- a CDS encoding alpha/beta hydrolase fold domain-containing protein, with product MIQRLRMTDRGWRIILPSALLFAWAASAAAGPIEYRGPIVYARHEGVPLRMTLATPKDPGVEPRPAVLLIHGGCWLFGTRSQLHWYTRRFAEKGYVAAAIQYRMMPKHRFPECVEDCKAAVRWLRLHAAEYHIDPDRIIALGNSAGGYLAAMLGATEPKDGFEGTVNLGASSAVQATIGMYGVYDLSGYRDPKGFFALRGITKSFVKRFVGKETPDHDTYKWASPMTYAHAGMGPVFLVHGTNDHIVRYEQSTAFRDQLTRLGVPVHMSTVPYGHVFDFLHASARQKVFDEILVFLKEHGLQPQGGFSMDGRPSIDPGNALPRHAMALRPDAIADTPFVQERHEPYPLDGGVRVVAVDASGSVWAGTDKGVYRLDRGNARWQAMTPKDEQGPVFALLSDGGSMWVGAWNGLFCDGIKIEAVGAPIAALAKTTGGMAAAGPDGLWIQEGGSWRHETPRWARSLRDMIAGPDGALWIATGNGLYRLKEGALRLYQDEKAILSSDVKSLAFDADGALWAGGFGGVTVYRDGDRASHFTPREGLPSVHVHAVAQGPGGIMWAGTKHGVTRYDGQSWSLRHSRRWLLDDDVRDVAFDADGTAWIATKKGVSAIVRESMTFAQKAAHFHGVCMQRHVREPWLVERCRLPVPGDVSKWEPEDDDNDGSYTAQYMVMECFRYAVTRDPEARENARKAFEAMRFLQTVTGTNGFVARTVVPATWTGMHDPGERFTPQERARVRIEDPRYKEVEQRWLPSADGQWLWKRDTSSDEMTGHFYGYAFYYDLVAEGAERDIVRDHVRRVMDYIIDGGYVLMDVDGTHTRWGVWAPERLNSDPDWAAERGINSVEILSYLKTAHHITGDEKYEREYRRLLFDCGYADNVRRAQSYAPAWRTHIDDELLMMAYPALLLYETDPALRALFRESLDHWYKSLRIEENPLANFTYGLLAGEHPEPDGSVAFLRDAPLDLVCWTVDNTRREDIRIVREPIWEHLQTSRLLPASERGVVRWDKNPWMAVHGEDGRSEWCPVFWLLPYWMGRYAGFIKV from the coding sequence GTGATCCAACGTTTGCGGATGACGGATCGCGGATGGCGGATTATCTTGCCCTCGGCGCTGTTGTTTGCATGGGCCGCGTCCGCGGCGGCGGGTCCAATCGAATATCGCGGCCCCATCGTCTATGCGCGGCACGAGGGGGTCCCATTGCGAATGACGTTGGCGACCCCGAAAGATCCGGGCGTGGAGCCGCGACCGGCCGTGTTGCTGATCCACGGCGGATGCTGGCTGTTCGGCACGCGGAGCCAATTGCATTGGTACACGCGCCGATTTGCGGAAAAGGGGTATGTGGCGGCAGCCATCCAATACCGCATGATGCCGAAGCACCGCTTTCCCGAATGCGTCGAAGACTGCAAGGCGGCGGTCCGATGGCTCCGCCTGCATGCGGCGGAATACCACATTGATCCGGATCGCATCATCGCGCTGGGCAACAGCGCGGGGGGATATCTGGCCGCGATGCTCGGCGCGACCGAACCCAAGGATGGTTTCGAGGGGACGGTCAATCTCGGCGCATCGAGCGCTGTACAAGCGACGATCGGCATGTACGGCGTGTACGACTTGTCTGGATACCGCGATCCAAAAGGGTTTTTCGCCCTGCGCGGCATCACGAAATCGTTTGTAAAACGATTCGTGGGCAAGGAAACGCCGGATCACGACACGTACAAATGGGCGTCACCTATGACCTATGCGCACGCCGGAATGGGTCCGGTGTTTCTGGTGCATGGAACGAACGATCATATCGTGCGTTACGAGCAGTCAACGGCGTTTCGGGATCAATTGACGCGCCTCGGCGTGCCGGTTCACATGAGCACCGTGCCCTATGGACACGTTTTCGATTTCCTGCATGCGTCCGCGCGCCAGAAGGTGTTCGATGAGATATTGGTTTTTTTGAAAGAACATGGGTTGCAGCCCCAAGGAGGTTTTTCAATGGACGGACGGCCTTCCATTGATCCAGGCAACGCGCTGCCCCGGCACGCGATGGCGTTGCGTCCCGACGCCATCGCCGACACGCCCTTCGTGCAGGAGCGGCACGAGCCGTATCCGCTGGACGGCGGCGTGCGCGTCGTGGCCGTGGATGCTTCGGGAAGTGTCTGGGCGGGCACGGACAAGGGCGTGTACCGGCTCGATCGCGGCAACGCGCGCTGGCAGGCCATGACGCCGAAGGACGAACAAGGCCCGGTCTTCGCGTTGCTGTCGGATGGCGGATCCATGTGGGTTGGCGCGTGGAACGGTCTGTTTTGCGATGGGATAAAAATCGAGGCGGTGGGCGCGCCGATCGCGGCGCTGGCCAAAACAACGGGCGGGATGGCTGCCGCGGGTCCGGACGGTCTTTGGATTCAGGAGGGCGGTTCGTGGCGTCACGAAACGCCGCGCTGGGCGCGCAGCCTGCGCGATATGATTGCCGGTCCGGACGGCGCCCTGTGGATCGCCACCGGCAACGGGCTATACCGGCTGAAGGAAGGCGCGTTGCGTCTCTATCAGGACGAGAAGGCCATTCTTTCCAGTGATGTGAAATCGCTGGCCTTCGATGCGGACGGTGCGCTTTGGGCAGGCGGATTCGGCGGTGTGACCGTTTATCGCGACGGCGATCGGGCTTCGCATTTCACGCCGCGCGAAGGACTGCCCAGCGTCCATGTGCATGCCGTCGCGCAAGGGCCCGGCGGCATCATGTGGGCCGGAACGAAACACGGCGTGACGCGCTACGACGGCCAGTCGTGGTCTTTGCGCCATAGCCGCCGCTGGCTGCTCGACGACGACGTGCGCGACGTGGCCTTTGACGCGGACGGCACGGCGTGGATTGCCACGAAAAAAGGGGTCAGCGCGATTGTCCGCGAATCCATGACGTTTGCGCAAAAGGCCGCCCATTTCCACGGCGTGTGCATGCAGCGCCACGTCCGGGAGCCGTGGCTGGTCGAACGATGCCGCCTGCCCGTGCCGGGCGATGTCTCGAAATGGGAACCGGAAGACGACGACAATGACGGTTCCTATACGGCGCAATATATGGTGATGGAATGTTTCCGGTACGCGGTAACACGCGATCCGGAGGCGCGCGAAAATGCGCGGAAAGCCTTCGAGGCGATGCGGTTTTTACAAACCGTGACGGGCACGAACGGCTTTGTCGCGCGCACGGTCGTTCCGGCCACATGGACGGGAATGCACGATCCGGGCGAGCGCTTCACGCCGCAGGAACGCGCCCGTGTCCGCATCGAAGATCCGCGGTATAAAGAGGTGGAACAGCGCTGGCTGCCGTCGGCGGATGGGCAATGGCTGTGGAAGCGCGACACGAGCAGCGACGAAATGACAGGGCATTTCTACGGGTATGCCTTCTATTACGACCTTGTGGCCGAAGGCGCGGAGCGGGACATTGTCCGCGATCACGTTCGCCGCGTCATGGATTACATCATTGACGGAGGCTACGTGCTGATGGACGTGGACGGCACGCACACGCGCTGGGGGGTGTGGGCGCCGGAACGCCTGAACAGCGACCCGGATTGGGCGGCGGAACGCGGCATCAACAGCGTCGAGATCCTGTCGTACCTCAAGACGGCGCATCACATCACGGGTGACGAGAAGTACGAAAGGGAATATCGCCGGTTGCTGTTCGATTGCGGCTACGCGGACAACGTGCGCCGCGCGCAGTCCTACGCGCCGGCTTGGCGGACGCATATTGACGATGAACTATTGATGATGGCGTATCCCGCGTTGTTGCTATACGAGACCGATCCCGCCCTACGCGCCCTGTTTCGCGAAAGCCTCGACCACTGGTACAAGAGCCTCCGCATCGAGGAAAATCCCCTTGCGAATTTCACCTATGGCCTGCTGGCGGGCGAACATCCCGAACCCGACGGCTCGGTTGCCTTCCTGCGCGACGCGCCGCTGGATCTCGTTTGCTGGACCGTTGACAACACGCGGCGCGAGGACATCCGGATCGTCCGCGAACCGATATGGGAGCATTTGCAGACCAGCCGCCTTTTGCCCGCAAGCGAACGCGGGGTCGTGCGGTGGGACAAGAATCCCTGGATGGCTGTCCATGGCGAAGACGGCCGCAGCGAATGGTGCCCCGTGTTCTGGCTGCTGCCCTATTGGATGGGACGTTACGCCGGATTTATCAAGGTCTGA